The Streptococcus oralis Uo5 genome includes a window with the following:
- a CDS encoding metal-sulfur cluster assembly factor, with the protein MAYTEEQIETIKTRILNALEEVIDPELGIDIVNLGLIYEIRFDGETGHTEIDMTLTTMGCPLADLLTDQIHDAMTDVPEVTNTEVKLVWYPAWTVEKMSRYARIALGIK; encoded by the coding sequence ATGGCTTATACAGAAGAGCAAATCGAAACGATCAAAACACGCATTTTAAATGCTTTGGAAGAAGTCATCGACCCTGAGTTGGGGATTGATATTGTCAACCTAGGTTTAATTTATGAAATTCGTTTTGATGGTGAAACAGGTCACACTGAAATTGATATGACCTTGACAACTATGGGCTGCCCACTGGCTGACCTTTTGACAGACCAGATACACGATGCGATGACAGATGTGCCTGAGGTAACCAATACCGAAGTTAAATTGGTCTGGTATCCAGCTTGGACGGTTGAAAAAATGAGTCGATATGCACGTATCGCTCTAGGAATTAAATAA
- the rpoD gene encoding RNA polymerase sigma factor RpoD: protein MATKQKEVTTFDVQVADFIRNHKKTGTATDDEINSSLVIPFTLDADGIEDLLQRIQDAGISITDNEGNPSARVLSAEEEPELSDEDLIGSTSAKVNDPVRMYLKEIGVVPLLTNEEEKELALAVEAGDIEAKQRLAEANLRLVVSIAKRYVGRGMQFLDLIQEGNMGLMKAVDKFDYSKGFKFSTYATWWIRQAITRAIADQARTIRIPVHMVETINKLVREQRNLLQELGQDPTPEQIAERMDMTPDKVREILKIAQEPVSLETPIGEEDDSHLGDFIEDEVIENPVDYTTRIVLREQLDEVLDTLTDREENVLRLRFGLDDGKMRTLEDVGKVFNVTRERIRQIEAKALRKLRQPSRSKPLRDFIED, encoded by the coding sequence ATGGCAACAAAACAAAAAGAAGTAACCACATTTGATGTGCAAGTAGCAGACTTTATCCGTAACCACAAAAAAACAGGAACAGCAACAGATGACGAAATCAATTCAAGTCTGGTTATTCCTTTTACCCTCGATGCAGACGGCATTGAAGACCTTTTGCAACGGATTCAGGATGCTGGAATTTCTATCACAGACAACGAAGGAAATCCAAGCGCGCGTGTGCTTAGTGCAGAAGAAGAGCCAGAACTCAGTGATGAGGACTTGATTGGCTCAACTTCTGCCAAGGTCAATGACCCAGTCCGTATGTATTTGAAGGAAATCGGGGTCGTTCCTCTCTTGACCAACGAAGAGGAAAAAGAATTGGCCCTAGCAGTTGAGGCTGGTGATATCGAAGCCAAACAACGTCTTGCAGAAGCCAACCTTCGTTTGGTGGTTTCTATCGCTAAGCGCTACGTAGGGCGTGGCATGCAATTTCTGGATTTGATCCAAGAAGGAAACATGGGCTTGATGAAGGCTGTTGACAAGTTTGACTATTCAAAAGGATTTAAGTTTTCTACGTACGCAACTTGGTGGATTCGTCAGGCGATTACCCGTGCCATCGCTGACCAGGCACGTACTATTCGTATCCCTGTCCACATGGTAGAAACCATTAACAAGCTTGTCCGTGAACAGCGGAATCTCCTTCAAGAATTGGGGCAAGATCCAACTCCTGAACAAATTGCTGAGCGTATGGATATGACACCTGACAAGGTCCGTGAAATCCTAAAGATTGCCCAAGAACCAGTATCACTTGAAACACCGATCGGTGAAGAGGACGATAGTCATCTTGGGGACTTTATCGAAGACGAAGTGATTGAAAATCCAGTAGACTACACAACTCGTATCGTTTTGCGTGAGCAGTTGGATGAGGTTTTGGATACTCTTACAGACCGTGAAGAAAACGTTCTGCGCCTTCGTTTCGGGCTAGATGATGGGAAAATGCGTACTCTTGAAGATGTTGGTAAAGTCTTTAACGTGACTCGTGAGCGTATCCGTCAGATTGAGGCTAAGGCTTTGAGAAAATTGCGTCAACCAAGTCGCAGTAAACCCCTTCGTGATTTTATTGAAGACTAA